CGCCCACCCGTCCTCGCGTACCCGCAGCGCCAGGTCGATCTTCGTGTAGGTCGGGCGGCCCGCCTGCTGGTACTTGTCCTTGACCCGGTCCAGGTAGTACTTGGCCGTGTGCGGGCTGACCCCGGCGCGCCGTGCCGTGGCCTTGAGCGTCAGGCCGGAGGCGTAACCGAGCAGCACCTCCAGCTCCTTCGGCGACAGGCTAGGGCGCGCGGGAGCGTCGTCGTACGCCCAGGCGAACGCCAGCTCCGCCGAGTGCGCCGTGCCGCCCCCGGCCACTTCCTCGACGGCATTCACCAATGTCGGCAGATCGTGGTCCTTGGTCAGATAGCCGTCCGCTCCCGCCGCGACGGCCGCGATGATCCGCCGACGGTCGGCCACCGCGCTGATGACCAGCACTCTGCTGCCCGCTTCCCGCAGCCGCCGGATGTTCTCGGCGGGCAGGGACGCGTCCCGCAGCACCAGGTCCAGCAGGACTACGTCGCAGAGCGGGCCGGCGGCGATGAGTCCGTCCACCGTGTCGGCCGTAGCCGTCAGACGGATGCCCGTCGCGTTGTCCAGCCACGCCCGAAGTCCGTCGAGCAGCATCCGGTCGTCGTCGACCACCGCGACGGTGATCACGCGGGCCAGCTCAGTTCGATCCGGGTCCCCTCGCCGCACGCGCTGTCGACCTCGGCCGCGCCGCCGGCCTCGCGCATCCGCGCACGCACCGAGCAGCGCAGGCCGAGCCCCTTGGCGACATCCTCGAGGTAGAAGCCGACACCCTGGTCGACGACGGTCACCACGACCCGGTCGCGCCCGTCCTCCCGTGCAGCCGTCACGTAGGCGTGGCCCGTACCCGCGTGGCGCAGGACGTTGTTCAACGCCTCCGTCACCGCGTCCGCAAGGGCCGCGGCGGCATGCGCCGGTATCTCCGGCAGACCGTGGTACTGGGCGCTCACCCGCAGCCCGAGGCTCTCAGCCGACCGCACCGCGCCCTCCAGCGCCGCCGCGGTCCCCGGCGCGGGCTCCCCGTCGGCATGCTGCTGGACCAGCCGCCGCAGATACGCGGCCTCACTGGCGCAACGTTCCCGCACCAGCGGCGCGTTGGCGTCGACCCGGCCGCTCGCGATCGTGGTCAGCGTCGCCAGCACCGTGTCGTGCAACGCCCGGTGATGAGCGATCCGCTCCACGTATCGGGCCCGTTGGGACTCGGCCGCCAGCGCCTGCGCAGTCGCGGCGTCGAGCAGGCTGCCCTGGCGGCGCAGATACCACCAGAAGACGCCGGCCAGCACGGCCGACGCGACGACCGAATTGAGGTTCCCCGCGATCACAGCCATGTCCGCACCAGTCAGCCGGTACCCGGCCGCATGCGTCAACGCCAGCGCCGCTACCACGCCATACACCGCCGCCCGCCTGGTGAACGCCACCGCCGCCACCGAGCTCGCTGACCCGCCCAGCAGCATCACCCACGCCATGTCCGCCGGGTGCCGCGCACCGCCCGCGAAGACGACGAACGGCATCACGCACCCCACGGCCACCGTGTCGGCCACCGGCGGCCATGTGCCGAACCACCCCCGCGACCGGGCTGTGCCGAAGACCAGCAGGCTGGTCACAAGAACCACCCCCAGTGCCGCCCACGCGACCGGCCGCCCACGCTGGTGCTGCGCGACCGCGACAATCCCGGCCACCAGATGGCTGGCCCGGTACAGGCCCGTCGCCAGAATCATGAACGCCTGGGCCCGTTGGAGCCCCGATCCCACACTCACGACACGCCTTCCCCGCTCACACAACCCCCCTGAACCGGCGGTACAGCCGCACGCCAGAGACCACTAGCTTTCGGGGCAGTCCGGCACCGGACACGACGAGCAATCAAACCACCGCGTCAGGTCACGGTGCCCGCCGGAATCCAGGCAAAGAAGGAGGCAAAATGGCTCGAAGTGTGAACCGCGTCGGGATCCTCGCGGTCCTGGCATCGCTGCTCGTTCTGCTGATCCCCGGCACGGCCAACGCGGCCGACCCGCCGATCCGTTACACGTCGTGGATCAACAACGCCGCGATCTACGAGATGCGCGCCTCGTACTCGTGGCAGTGCATGGATGTACGCGGTGAATCCCAGAACCCGGGTGCGATCATCCAGCGGTTCGACTGCAAGGGCCGACTGCACCAGCGGTTCTATTTCATGCCCTCGGGCACTCCGGGTCTCTTCCTCATCGGCGTCTACGGCACGTACTGCATCGGCGCCCAGAACGCGTCGACCGCCGACAACACCCCGATCGTGCTGGGCCACTGCCAGGGACCGGGCCAGCACTTCCGCTGGGTCGACCGCGGCAACGATCACTGGGAGATCGTCGAGGCAGCGAGCGGCAAGTGCCTCCACGACACCGGCCGGCGCAACCCGGTCGAACTCCGCCCGTGCGGCAACATCACCGAGCCGTACCCGAGCCTGTGGACGCCCCGCTACGACCGTCAGTACAACTACACCAGCGTCTGGGGCTGAGCCGCCGCGTCGGGGAGGTGAGGGGCCGGGCCGGAGCGCATCCTGCCCGGCCCCCCGCCGATGTCACCAAGCCCCCCACGCCAGCGCTCTGACCGCATAGGTTCACCGGGTTGACGCTGACGAGGCAGGTGCCGGTTGGATGTTGGCGCCATCCAATCCAGTACGGGGAGGTGGCGGAGCCGGACAAGGTCAGGAGACTGACCGGCCAGCAGGGCCAGCAGTTACAGCGGATCGTACGTCGGGGGTTCAGCCAGGAGGAGTTCGTCGGGGTGTAGGCGATCTCGACGTTGTTCGCCGCGGCCCAGGAGCCGACCCGCTGGCAGCGTTTCGTGGTCAGGTGCGGGGAGAAGTTGTCGCAGACGATCGCGATGCGGGTGTTGGGCGGGTAGAGGGTGCGCAGGTAGCGGCAGAACTCCGGGAACTGCGTCCGTCTCTTGACCGGCTTGATGTGGCCGTGAAGCCACAGCATCCGGACGGCGCGTCACATCACAACAGGCAAACGTTGCCTGATCCGGCACTAGCTACGAACCCTACACAGACCCCATCCTGCCCACCGGTGGTTTCACCGGCCCACCCGAGGACGCCCTCGACTGC
The Streptomyces lunaelactis genome window above contains:
- a CDS encoding response regulator transcription factor encodes the protein MITVAVVDDDRMLLDGLRAWLDNATGIRLTATADTVDGLIAAGPLCDVVLLDLVLRDASLPAENIRRLREAGSRVLVISAVADRRRIIAAVAAGADGYLTKDHDLPTLVNAVEEVAGGGTAHSAELAFAWAYDDAPARPSLSPKELEVLLGYASGLTLKATARRAGVSPHTAKYYLDRVKDKYQQAGRPTYTKIDLALRVREDGWAPDG
- a CDS encoding sensor histidine kinase, which gives rise to MSVGSGLQRAQAFMILATGLYRASHLVAGIVAVAQHQRGRPVAWAALGVVLVTSLLVFGTARSRGWFGTWPPVADTVAVGCVMPFVVFAGGARHPADMAWVMLLGGSASSVAAVAFTRRAAVYGVVAALALTHAAGYRLTGADMAVIAGNLNSVVASAVLAGVFWWYLRRQGSLLDAATAQALAAESQRARYVERIAHHRALHDTVLATLTTIASGRVDANAPLVRERCASEAAYLRRLVQQHADGEPAPGTAAALEGAVRSAESLGLRVSAQYHGLPEIPAHAAAALADAVTEALNNVLRHAGTGHAYVTAAREDGRDRVVVTVVDQGVGFYLEDVAKGLGLRCSVRARMREAGGAAEVDSACGEGTRIELSWPA
- a CDS encoding RICIN domain-containing protein, with protein sequence MARSVNRVGILAVLASLLVLLIPGTANAADPPIRYTSWINNAAIYEMRASYSWQCMDVRGESQNPGAIIQRFDCKGRLHQRFYFMPSGTPGLFLIGVYGTYCIGAQNASTADNTPIVLGHCQGPGQHFRWVDRGNDHWEIVEAASGKCLHDTGRRNPVELRPCGNITEPYPSLWTPRYDRQYNYTSVWG